From the genome of Mobula hypostoma chromosome 10 unlocalized genomic scaffold, sMobHyp1.1 SUPER_10_unloc_1, whole genome shotgun sequence, one region includes:
- the LOC134341230 gene encoding interferon regulatory factor 8-like isoform X1, translating to MESAAMVGRPRSTRKLKQWMMEQVDNGLCPGLVWEDRKLGMFRIPWKHAGKQDYRHDEDAAIFKAWAKFKGKYKEGDKVDPATWKTRMRCALNKSSEFEEVPEKSQLDISEPYKVYRIIEEGAQKRKAAPLLSLDSVKMKREEGSVPSCPILPETKCKLEETDSGCDPSSGSEMSAQEDGCRDSSSLGWNLNPTPEADSTNYLICDYAPLSPNILETDPRCTEPNAMFVSFRYGSVEVSSAVTRHGCKISSSALPPLPAGEASFGSRALEKLRFPPASCIGDPVKRMATAELLTFLERGVMLDSNAHGIFAQRLCQGRVFWTGPGVSRTDRPRKLERSKVERLFDRRAFEDELEQYQQGKGVLPQYQVTLCFGEEFSEKESIDNKLITVQVHQIAAKQLLDQELEIQNTSFLLLEPLTEASFGQALQQDLTVSLT from the exons Atggaaa GTGCTGCCATGGTGGGCCGCCCGAGATCGACGCGGAAGCTGAAACAATGGATGATGGAGCAGGTGGACAACGGGCTGTGCCCTGGCCTGGTCTGGGAGGACCGCAAGCTCGGAATGTTCCGCATCCCCTGGAAGCACGCGGGCAAACAGGACTACAGGCACGACGAGGATGCTGCCATCTTCAAG GCATGGGCCAAATTCAAGGGCAAATACAAGGAGGGTGATAAGGTGGACCCTGCCACTTGGAAGACGCGGATGAGATGCGCGCTGAACAAGAGCAGCGAGTTCGAGGAGGTCCCAGAGAAGTCCCAGCTCGACATCTCCGAACCTTACAAAGTGTACCGCATCATTGAGGAGGGGGCACAGAAGA GGAAGGCTGCCCCACTGCTGAGCCTGGACTCGGTGAAGATGAAAAGGGAGGAGGGCTCAGTGCCCAGCTGCCCCATCCTGCCCGAGACCAAGTGCAag CTGGAGGAGACAGACAGCGGCTGTGATCCCAGCTCCGGGTCAGAGATGTCCGCACAGGAGGATGGCTGCAGGGACAGTAGTTCACTGGGCTGGAACCTGAACCCCACCCCAGAAG CAGACTCGACTAACTACCTGATCTGCGACTACGCCCCTCTGTCACCCAACATCCTGGAGACAG ACCCCCGGTGCACAGAGCCCAACGCCATGTTCGTCTCCTTCCGGTACGGCAGCGTAGAGGTGAGCAGCGCGGTGACGCGGCACGGCTGCAAGATCTCGTCCTCGGCGCTGCCACCGCTGCCCGCCGGCGAAGCCTCCTTCGGGTCCCGGGCCCTGGAGAAGTTGCGCTTCCCGCCCGCCTCCTGCATCGGGGACCCGGTGAAACGGATGGCCACCGCGGAGCTGCTCACCTTCCTGGAGCGGGGCGTGATGTTGGACAGCAACGCCCACGGCATCTTCGCCCAGCGCCTCTGCCAAGGCCGCGTCTTCTGGACCGGCCCCGGGGTGTCACGGACCGACCGGCCCAGAAAGCTGGAGCGGTCGAAGGTGGAGAGGCTGTTTGACCGCAGAGCCTTCGAGGATG AGTTGGAGCAGTATCAGCAAGGGAAaggggtgctccctcagtaccaggTGACCCTCTGCTTTGGGGAGGAGTTCAGCGAAAAAGAGTCCATTGACAACAAACTCATCACTGTGCAG gtTCACCAGATTGCTGCCAAGCAGCTGCTGGATCAGGAGCTGGAGATCCAGAACACCTCCTTCCTGCTCCTTGAGCCTCTGACTGAAGCCAGCTTTGgccaggcccttcagcaggatctGACAGTCTCTTTGACATAG
- the LOC134341230 gene encoding interferon regulatory factor 8-like isoform X3 — MESAAMVGRPRSTRKLKQWMMEQVDNGLCPGLVWEDRKLGMFRIPWKHAGKQDYRHDEDAAIFKAWAKFKGKYKEGDKVDPATWKTRMRCALNKSSEFEEVPEKSQLDISEPYKVYRIIEEGAQKRKAAPLLSLDSVKMKREEGSVPSCPILPETKCKLEETDSGCDPSSGSEMSAQEDGCRDSSSLGWNLNPTPEADSTNYLICDYAPLSPNILETEPNAMFVSFRYGSVEVSSAVTRHGCKISSSALPPLPAGEASFGSRALEKLRFPPASCIGDPVKRMATAELLTFLERGVMLDSNAHGIFAQRLCQGRVFWTGPGVSRTDRPRKLERSKVERLFDRRAFEDELEQYQQGKGVLPQYQVTLCFGEEFSEKESIDNKLITVQVHQIAAKQLLDQELEIQNTSFLLLEPLTEASFGQALQQDLTVSLT, encoded by the exons Atggaaa GTGCTGCCATGGTGGGCCGCCCGAGATCGACGCGGAAGCTGAAACAATGGATGATGGAGCAGGTGGACAACGGGCTGTGCCCTGGCCTGGTCTGGGAGGACCGCAAGCTCGGAATGTTCCGCATCCCCTGGAAGCACGCGGGCAAACAGGACTACAGGCACGACGAGGATGCTGCCATCTTCAAG GCATGGGCCAAATTCAAGGGCAAATACAAGGAGGGTGATAAGGTGGACCCTGCCACTTGGAAGACGCGGATGAGATGCGCGCTGAACAAGAGCAGCGAGTTCGAGGAGGTCCCAGAGAAGTCCCAGCTCGACATCTCCGAACCTTACAAAGTGTACCGCATCATTGAGGAGGGGGCACAGAAGA GGAAGGCTGCCCCACTGCTGAGCCTGGACTCGGTGAAGATGAAAAGGGAGGAGGGCTCAGTGCCCAGCTGCCCCATCCTGCCCGAGACCAAGTGCAag CTGGAGGAGACAGACAGCGGCTGTGATCCCAGCTCCGGGTCAGAGATGTCCGCACAGGAGGATGGCTGCAGGGACAGTAGTTCACTGGGCTGGAACCTGAACCCCACCCCAGAAG CAGACTCGACTAACTACCTGATCTGCGACTACGCCCCTCTGTCACCCAACATCCTGGAGACAG AGCCCAACGCCATGTTCGTCTCCTTCCGGTACGGCAGCGTAGAGGTGAGCAGCGCGGTGACGCGGCACGGCTGCAAGATCTCGTCCTCGGCGCTGCCACCGCTGCCCGCCGGCGAAGCCTCCTTCGGGTCCCGGGCCCTGGAGAAGTTGCGCTTCCCGCCCGCCTCCTGCATCGGGGACCCGGTGAAACGGATGGCCACCGCGGAGCTGCTCACCTTCCTGGAGCGGGGCGTGATGTTGGACAGCAACGCCCACGGCATCTTCGCCCAGCGCCTCTGCCAAGGCCGCGTCTTCTGGACCGGCCCCGGGGTGTCACGGACCGACCGGCCCAGAAAGCTGGAGCGGTCGAAGGTGGAGAGGCTGTTTGACCGCAGAGCCTTCGAGGATG AGTTGGAGCAGTATCAGCAAGGGAAaggggtgctccctcagtaccaggTGACCCTCTGCTTTGGGGAGGAGTTCAGCGAAAAAGAGTCCATTGACAACAAACTCATCACTGTGCAG gtTCACCAGATTGCTGCCAAGCAGCTGCTGGATCAGGAGCTGGAGATCCAGAACACCTCCTTCCTGCTCCTTGAGCCTCTGACTGAAGCCAGCTTTGgccaggcccttcagcaggatctGACAGTCTCTTTGACATAG
- the LOC134341230 gene encoding interferon regulatory factor 8-like isoform X2 yields MESAAMVGRPRSTRKLKQWMMEQVDNGLCPGLVWEDRKLGMFRIPWKHAGKQDYRHDEDAAIFKAWAKFKGKYKEGDKVDPATWKTRMRCALNKSSEFEEVPEKSQLDISEPYKVYRIIEEGAQKRKAAPLLSLDSVKMKREEGSVPSCPILPETKCKLEETDSGCDPSSGSEMSAQEDGCRDSSSLGWNLNPTPEDSTNYLICDYAPLSPNILETDPRCTEPNAMFVSFRYGSVEVSSAVTRHGCKISSSALPPLPAGEASFGSRALEKLRFPPASCIGDPVKRMATAELLTFLERGVMLDSNAHGIFAQRLCQGRVFWTGPGVSRTDRPRKLERSKVERLFDRRAFEDELEQYQQGKGVLPQYQVTLCFGEEFSEKESIDNKLITVQVHQIAAKQLLDQELEIQNTSFLLLEPLTEASFGQALQQDLTVSLT; encoded by the exons Atggaaa GTGCTGCCATGGTGGGCCGCCCGAGATCGACGCGGAAGCTGAAACAATGGATGATGGAGCAGGTGGACAACGGGCTGTGCCCTGGCCTGGTCTGGGAGGACCGCAAGCTCGGAATGTTCCGCATCCCCTGGAAGCACGCGGGCAAACAGGACTACAGGCACGACGAGGATGCTGCCATCTTCAAG GCATGGGCCAAATTCAAGGGCAAATACAAGGAGGGTGATAAGGTGGACCCTGCCACTTGGAAGACGCGGATGAGATGCGCGCTGAACAAGAGCAGCGAGTTCGAGGAGGTCCCAGAGAAGTCCCAGCTCGACATCTCCGAACCTTACAAAGTGTACCGCATCATTGAGGAGGGGGCACAGAAGA GGAAGGCTGCCCCACTGCTGAGCCTGGACTCGGTGAAGATGAAAAGGGAGGAGGGCTCAGTGCCCAGCTGCCCCATCCTGCCCGAGACCAAGTGCAag CTGGAGGAGACAGACAGCGGCTGTGATCCCAGCTCCGGGTCAGAGATGTCCGCACAGGAGGATGGCTGCAGGGACAGTAGTTCACTGGGCTGGAACCTGAACCCCACCCCAGAAG ACTCGACTAACTACCTGATCTGCGACTACGCCCCTCTGTCACCCAACATCCTGGAGACAG ACCCCCGGTGCACAGAGCCCAACGCCATGTTCGTCTCCTTCCGGTACGGCAGCGTAGAGGTGAGCAGCGCGGTGACGCGGCACGGCTGCAAGATCTCGTCCTCGGCGCTGCCACCGCTGCCCGCCGGCGAAGCCTCCTTCGGGTCCCGGGCCCTGGAGAAGTTGCGCTTCCCGCCCGCCTCCTGCATCGGGGACCCGGTGAAACGGATGGCCACCGCGGAGCTGCTCACCTTCCTGGAGCGGGGCGTGATGTTGGACAGCAACGCCCACGGCATCTTCGCCCAGCGCCTCTGCCAAGGCCGCGTCTTCTGGACCGGCCCCGGGGTGTCACGGACCGACCGGCCCAGAAAGCTGGAGCGGTCGAAGGTGGAGAGGCTGTTTGACCGCAGAGCCTTCGAGGATG AGTTGGAGCAGTATCAGCAAGGGAAaggggtgctccctcagtaccaggTGACCCTCTGCTTTGGGGAGGAGTTCAGCGAAAAAGAGTCCATTGACAACAAACTCATCACTGTGCAG gtTCACCAGATTGCTGCCAAGCAGCTGCTGGATCAGGAGCTGGAGATCCAGAACACCTCCTTCCTGCTCCTTGAGCCTCTGACTGAAGCCAGCTTTGgccaggcccttcagcaggatctGACAGTCTCTTTGACATAG
- the LOC134341230 gene encoding interferon regulatory factor 8-like isoform X5: MESAAMVGRPRSTRKLKQWMMEQVDNGLCPGLVWEDRKLGMFRIPWKHAGKQDYRHDEDAAIFKAWAKFKGKYKEGDKVDPATWKTRMRCALNKSSEFEEVPEKSQLDISEPYKVYRIIEEGAQKRKAAPLLSLDSVKMKREEGSVPSCPILPETKCKLEETDSGCDPSSGSEMSAQEDGCRDSSSLGWNLNPTPEDSTNYLICDYAPLSPNILETEPNAMFVSFRYGSVEVSSAVTRHGCKISSSALPPLPAGEASFGSRALEKLRFPPASCIGDPVKRMATAELLTFLERGVMLDSNAHGIFAQRLCQGRVFWTGPGVSRTDRPRKLERSKVERLFDRRAFEDELEQYQQGKGVLPQYQVTLCFGEEFSEKESIDNKLITVQVHQIAAKQLLDQELEIQNTSFLLLEPLTEASFGQALQQDLTVSLT, translated from the exons Atggaaa GTGCTGCCATGGTGGGCCGCCCGAGATCGACGCGGAAGCTGAAACAATGGATGATGGAGCAGGTGGACAACGGGCTGTGCCCTGGCCTGGTCTGGGAGGACCGCAAGCTCGGAATGTTCCGCATCCCCTGGAAGCACGCGGGCAAACAGGACTACAGGCACGACGAGGATGCTGCCATCTTCAAG GCATGGGCCAAATTCAAGGGCAAATACAAGGAGGGTGATAAGGTGGACCCTGCCACTTGGAAGACGCGGATGAGATGCGCGCTGAACAAGAGCAGCGAGTTCGAGGAGGTCCCAGAGAAGTCCCAGCTCGACATCTCCGAACCTTACAAAGTGTACCGCATCATTGAGGAGGGGGCACAGAAGA GGAAGGCTGCCCCACTGCTGAGCCTGGACTCGGTGAAGATGAAAAGGGAGGAGGGCTCAGTGCCCAGCTGCCCCATCCTGCCCGAGACCAAGTGCAag CTGGAGGAGACAGACAGCGGCTGTGATCCCAGCTCCGGGTCAGAGATGTCCGCACAGGAGGATGGCTGCAGGGACAGTAGTTCACTGGGCTGGAACCTGAACCCCACCCCAGAAG ACTCGACTAACTACCTGATCTGCGACTACGCCCCTCTGTCACCCAACATCCTGGAGACAG AGCCCAACGCCATGTTCGTCTCCTTCCGGTACGGCAGCGTAGAGGTGAGCAGCGCGGTGACGCGGCACGGCTGCAAGATCTCGTCCTCGGCGCTGCCACCGCTGCCCGCCGGCGAAGCCTCCTTCGGGTCCCGGGCCCTGGAGAAGTTGCGCTTCCCGCCCGCCTCCTGCATCGGGGACCCGGTGAAACGGATGGCCACCGCGGAGCTGCTCACCTTCCTGGAGCGGGGCGTGATGTTGGACAGCAACGCCCACGGCATCTTCGCCCAGCGCCTCTGCCAAGGCCGCGTCTTCTGGACCGGCCCCGGGGTGTCACGGACCGACCGGCCCAGAAAGCTGGAGCGGTCGAAGGTGGAGAGGCTGTTTGACCGCAGAGCCTTCGAGGATG AGTTGGAGCAGTATCAGCAAGGGAAaggggtgctccctcagtaccaggTGACCCTCTGCTTTGGGGAGGAGTTCAGCGAAAAAGAGTCCATTGACAACAAACTCATCACTGTGCAG gtTCACCAGATTGCTGCCAAGCAGCTGCTGGATCAGGAGCTGGAGATCCAGAACACCTCCTTCCTGCTCCTTGAGCCTCTGACTGAAGCCAGCTTTGgccaggcccttcagcaggatctGACAGTCTCTTTGACATAG
- the LOC134341230 gene encoding interferon regulatory factor 8-like isoform X4: MVGRPRSTRKLKQWMMEQVDNGLCPGLVWEDRKLGMFRIPWKHAGKQDYRHDEDAAIFKAWAKFKGKYKEGDKVDPATWKTRMRCALNKSSEFEEVPEKSQLDISEPYKVYRIIEEGAQKRKAAPLLSLDSVKMKREEGSVPSCPILPETKCKLEETDSGCDPSSGSEMSAQEDGCRDSSSLGWNLNPTPEADSTNYLICDYAPLSPNILETDPRCTEPNAMFVSFRYGSVEVSSAVTRHGCKISSSALPPLPAGEASFGSRALEKLRFPPASCIGDPVKRMATAELLTFLERGVMLDSNAHGIFAQRLCQGRVFWTGPGVSRTDRPRKLERSKVERLFDRRAFEDELEQYQQGKGVLPQYQVTLCFGEEFSEKESIDNKLITVQVHQIAAKQLLDQELEIQNTSFLLLEPLTEASFGQALQQDLTVSLT, encoded by the exons ATGGTGGGCCGCCCGAGATCGACGCGGAAGCTGAAACAATGGATGATGGAGCAGGTGGACAACGGGCTGTGCCCTGGCCTGGTCTGGGAGGACCGCAAGCTCGGAATGTTCCGCATCCCCTGGAAGCACGCGGGCAAACAGGACTACAGGCACGACGAGGATGCTGCCATCTTCAAG GCATGGGCCAAATTCAAGGGCAAATACAAGGAGGGTGATAAGGTGGACCCTGCCACTTGGAAGACGCGGATGAGATGCGCGCTGAACAAGAGCAGCGAGTTCGAGGAGGTCCCAGAGAAGTCCCAGCTCGACATCTCCGAACCTTACAAAGTGTACCGCATCATTGAGGAGGGGGCACAGAAGA GGAAGGCTGCCCCACTGCTGAGCCTGGACTCGGTGAAGATGAAAAGGGAGGAGGGCTCAGTGCCCAGCTGCCCCATCCTGCCCGAGACCAAGTGCAag CTGGAGGAGACAGACAGCGGCTGTGATCCCAGCTCCGGGTCAGAGATGTCCGCACAGGAGGATGGCTGCAGGGACAGTAGTTCACTGGGCTGGAACCTGAACCCCACCCCAGAAG CAGACTCGACTAACTACCTGATCTGCGACTACGCCCCTCTGTCACCCAACATCCTGGAGACAG ACCCCCGGTGCACAGAGCCCAACGCCATGTTCGTCTCCTTCCGGTACGGCAGCGTAGAGGTGAGCAGCGCGGTGACGCGGCACGGCTGCAAGATCTCGTCCTCGGCGCTGCCACCGCTGCCCGCCGGCGAAGCCTCCTTCGGGTCCCGGGCCCTGGAGAAGTTGCGCTTCCCGCCCGCCTCCTGCATCGGGGACCCGGTGAAACGGATGGCCACCGCGGAGCTGCTCACCTTCCTGGAGCGGGGCGTGATGTTGGACAGCAACGCCCACGGCATCTTCGCCCAGCGCCTCTGCCAAGGCCGCGTCTTCTGGACCGGCCCCGGGGTGTCACGGACCGACCGGCCCAGAAAGCTGGAGCGGTCGAAGGTGGAGAGGCTGTTTGACCGCAGAGCCTTCGAGGATG AGTTGGAGCAGTATCAGCAAGGGAAaggggtgctccctcagtaccaggTGACCCTCTGCTTTGGGGAGGAGTTCAGCGAAAAAGAGTCCATTGACAACAAACTCATCACTGTGCAG gtTCACCAGATTGCTGCCAAGCAGCTGCTGGATCAGGAGCTGGAGATCCAGAACACCTCCTTCCTGCTCCTTGAGCCTCTGACTGAAGCCAGCTTTGgccaggcccttcagcaggatctGACAGTCTCTTTGACATAG